The following DNA comes from Deltaproteobacteria bacterium.
ATTTTTTGGCAGGTCTCATAGTGTTTGGCAACATACCCTTCCAAAACGACGTTTGCCATGGGTCGTCTTTTGCTAAGTACTCACTTTGGCTAAATTTAGATACATTTTTTCGCTCATGAATAGCTCGATATAGGGTGGTTGCTTGGCTTTTTACCTTTGATACCTGATTATATCAAACCCCTCGTCTTCCGAAGGCGCTTGAAAATATTTTGTAATAGCATCAAACTCAGCATCTGAAGTAAAAGCGGAGCCTTCTGGCTTGTCTTTGCTCCTTTCTTTTAATTGCCTTTTACATATGGCATCACTCACATCGACAAAGTGAAGCAGGTGTGATGCGTTTGCGCGTTCATAAATGGAGCGGAACCAGTTGCGTTGGTCTTTTGTGTTTGCAGGGAAGTCAAGTACAACGGACACCCCATGAGAAAGCAATGATACCACATGGCCAGATAATATATTTTTCAGGCGCGCACTGTATCTAATGTATTCTTGAATATCTGTTATTTCTTCAGGATAGAGATAAGAGAGCCAATCATCCTCTTTTAACAGAATAGCATCATTGTCTTTTGCCAACGCAATAGCTAAAGTCGATTTCCCCGCAGCCATTTTCCCACAAAAGAAATGAAGTGTTGTTTCAGGAACCATTTTCATTGGAATCCTCCATAATACTGACGTGTTGTGATATAATCATTTTAAAAATGAGCAGACAAGCGATTTCACATATAAAACTGATTCAGGCATTCCGGAAGGAGGGCAAGCCGGAGATCGCCGCGCACGCCAGTCGGTTTTTCAAGTCCGGAAAAGGGGAGTGCGGCGAAGGGGACGAGTTTCTGGGCATTCGCGTGCCGGTGACGCGTACATATGCCGGAATCAGTTCGAAACGACTCTCGACATCTGCGAACTGCTGGTAAACGACGCCGAAGAGCTGATCCACAAGACCGCAGGTTGGATGCTGCGGGAAATCGGGAAGCGCGACATGGCAGCGGGGGAGCCTTTTTTGAAAAAACACGTCAGGCACATGCCCCGGAACATGCTGCGCTGCGCGATCGAGAAATTTCCGGAGAAAAAGCGTCGGGCCTACCTCGGGAGGTAGATTGTTACGTCCCCTATGTTCCCAATGCGGCAGCCGTTTCCGCCCCCGGGGATGGGGGCATGCGGTTTGTCATTTCGGCAGGCGCACGGACGCCGTATTGGTCAGGACAACGCCAGATATGACCAGGGCGGCCCCGGCGGCCAGGGAAATGGTGACGGCCTCACCGAGTATCAGATATCCCATGACGATGGCGCTCAGGGGCACGAAATTGATGAACAGGCCGGCCCTGGCCGGGCCGATGGCTTTGATGCCGTCATAATACCAGACAAAACCGAGCACGGTGCCGAAAATCCCCAGGTAAAAAATAGCCGCCCAGTCCGCCGGGCGGTAGCGGGCCATTTCAGCCAGCATGCCGGACTGCCAGGCCGGGATGAACAGCAGCAGGACGCCGGTGACGGCCGCACCGGTGACGGCCGCCAGGGGGGAGAAGGTGTCCATCGCTTTTTTCCCGATCAGAGAGTAGGCGACCCAGAAGCAGACACAGCAGAAGATGTACACATCCCCCATCCCGACACCGCCCGACAGCAAGGCGGTCGGGTTCCCGCCGGAAATGGCGATGACGGCGCCTGTAACGGAGATGAGGATGCCGATGACCTTCAATGGGGTCATTTTTTCCTTGAAAAGCAGAAAGGAGAATATGGCCAGGAAGATGGGGTTGTTGGCGATGATCAGCGACGCCCTTCCTGCGCTGATGAGCTGCAGCCCTTTGAAGAAAAACAGGTTGTAGGCGAACACACCCGTGGCGCCCAGCATAACGAGCGCCAGCGTTTTTTTCGCCTCTACGCGGCGCGGCAGGCCCTCCTCTTTGGCCAGCAGCAGCACCAGGAAAAAGGATGCCACGACGAATCGTAAAAAAGCGGCTGCATAGGGGTTCACGTGCCCGCTGACCACCCTGCCGGCAATGAAGGTCCCGCCCCAGAAAATGGCGGTCATCAGGAGTTTGATGTAGATGCTGATCATGGCGATGTTGTTGTTTAAGGTATTCGGTTTACGGTATACGGTGTGCGGTATGCGGGTCAGGGCGTAGCAGGCTGCCCCGCTGGTCATTCGCCTACCGCTCGAACACATATTTTTCGAGTATCGCCTCCAGTTGCTCGAAATAACCGAAATAGAAGTGGTCGGCGCCCTGAATTTCCTCGAAGCGGGCATCCGCGTTCCATTGCGGCAGCAAGCCGCGAATGACGCCGGGAGGGGCGATCTCATCGCGGCTCCCGCCGACAACCAGCTCGAGACGCGGCAGGCGCAACCCTTCTTCGAATTTAATAAAAGCCACCGGCGGCGAAACCATGATCATTCTGTCAATGGCCGCAGCCCTACCGTCGACGTGGGCATTGACCCAGGCACCGAACGAATAGCCGGCCAGGTCGATACGGTCGATGCCTTCCTGCCGGAGCCAGGCAACGGCCGTTAAAACATCTTCGCGTTCACCGACACCCTCACTGTAACGGCCTTCACTGGCCCCGACCCCCCTGAAGTTGAAGCGCAGGGTGGTGCGGTTTTTACGCTGGTACACACTGCCGATGGACTCGACGACCGGGTTGTACATGTCACCGCCGAACTGCGGGTGCGGGTGCGTGATGACGATGCCCCCCGGTCCCGTTCCCCGGCTGATCAACCCCTGGATGCGAAAACCTTCCGATTTAAATTCGACTTTTTTTTCCATGGCACGTTACTAATGTAAATATGGCTTTTATTGCAACCGGTTTTGCTATATCTTCCTTTTCTTTATTCGAAAATGTGGTCCGGACGCCATGAACGACAAAAGATTGCCACTTACCAATGTGTATTCCCGGCGTCTGCTGCCCGTGATCATCAGCTCGGGAGCGGTGGGTCTGAGCATCGGCCTCATCGTTCCGCTGACTTCGGTGGTCCTGGAGCAGCGCGGCATATCGGTAATCGCCAACGGACTCAACGCCACTGTATATTCCCTGGCAGTCCTGCTGATCGGCCCTTTTCTACCGGCCTGCATCCACCGGTTGGGTTCGCTGCGTACCATGGTTGCAGGAACCCTGCTGTCGGGAGTTTTCGTCTTCTGCCTGTGGCTCAACGATGCGCTGTGGTTCTGGTATCTCATGCGGTTTTTTCTGGGCATTGCCGGTGGGATGCACTGGGTGAGCAGTGAGGCCTGGATCAACGCGATGGCGCCCGGGCACAGCCGGGGGCGCATCGTCGGGGCCTACGCCACGGTGTGGACCATGGGCCTCGCCACCGGCCCGGTGCTTTTGCGGTTCATCGGTGTGGAAGGCGCACGGCCCTTCGTGATCGCCGCTTTGGTCATGGCCGGCGCAACCCTTCCCCTGCTGCTGGTTCCCAAGGTCGAAAACGGACATTTGCCCGCGGTGCGCCACGGCGTGCTGCAGATGATCTGGGTGGCCCCGGTGGCCACGACCGCGGGTTTCATCAGCGGCTTCCTGGAGACGGAAGTGCTGTCACTGCTCCCG
Coding sequences within:
- a CDS encoding ATP-binding protein, whose product is MVPETTLHFFCGKMAAGKSTLAIALAKDNDAILLKEDDWLSYLYPEEITDIQEYIRYSARLKNILSGHVVSLLSHGVSVVLDFPANTKDQRNWFRSIYERANASHLLHFVDVSDAICKRQLKERSKDKPEGSAFTSDAEFDAITKYFQAPSEDEGFDIIRYQR
- a CDS encoding DMT family transporter, which produces MTSGAACYALTRIPHTVYRKPNTLNNNIAMISIYIKLLMTAIFWGGTFIAGRVVSGHVNPYAAAFLRFVVASFFLVLLLAKEEGLPRRVEAKKTLALVMLGATGVFAYNLFFFKGLQLISAGRASLIIANNPIFLAIFSFLLFKEKMTPLKVIGILISVTGAVIAISGGNPTALLSGGVGMGDVYIFCCVCFWVAYSLIGKKAMDTFSPLAAVTGAAVTGVLLLFIPAWQSGMLAEMARYRPADWAAIFYLGIFGTVLGFVWYYDGIKAIGPARAGLFINFVPLSAIVMGYLILGEAVTISLAAGAALVISGVVLTNTASVRLPK
- a CDS encoding alpha/beta hydrolase, whose product is MEKKVEFKSEGFRIQGLISRGTGPGGIVITHPHPQFGGDMYNPVVESIGSVYQRKNRTTLRFNFRGVGASEGRYSEGVGEREDVLTAVAWLRQEGIDRIDLAGYSFGAWVNAHVDGRAAAIDRMIMVSPPVAFIKFEEGLRLPRLELVVGGSRDEIAPPGVIRGLLPQWNADARFEEIQGADHFYFGYFEQLEAILEKYVFER
- a CDS encoding MFS transporter; amino-acid sequence: MNDKRLPLTNVYSRRLLPVIISSGAVGLSIGLIVPLTSVVLEQRGISVIANGLNATVYSLAVLLIGPFLPACIHRLGSLRTMVAGTLLSGVFVFCLWLNDALWFWYLMRFFLGIAGGMHWVSSEAWINAMAPGHSRGRIVGAYATVWTMGLATGPVLLRFIGVEGARPFVIAALVMAGATLPLLLVPKVENGHLPAVRHGVLQMIWVAPVATTAGFISGFLETEVLSLLPIYGLRSEIETAYALTLVSVFSVGSFACQPFIGWIADRAPFKTVGLAVSIVSVVIVPLVHVSLDLVLLSSVLLFIWGGAVGAFYTLGMLNIGQVFKATDLTAASSMFVMAYTFGMVVGPISGSSSMQVFGPVGLLAVMGTAPLLFLPLLLRRSGDEAVK